The following are from one region of the Chitinophagales bacterium genome:
- the ftsH gene encoding ATP-dependent zinc metalloprotease FtsH, with amino-acid sequence MEEKRNIENSFKQEEKKKDKKVPNILPKSPKFNYYWIYAAIVILLLGLQFFSFRPVVKEIDFRTFEQEMLKSHDVDRVVVVNNEFVEVYIKESRLNNEKYKEVAQTSWGGVNKGPHYTFTIGSVEYFQQEMDRAQQGFAPNEKVSIVFVKRRDWSRDLLSWLLPIAILAIIWIFIMRRISGAAGGPGGQLFNIGKSKALLVDENAKVTITFKDVAGLDEAKEEVMEIVDFLKNPQRYTALGGKIPKGVILVGPPGTGKTLMAKAVAGEAKVPFFSISGSDFVEMFVGVGASRVRDLFKQAREKAPCIIFIDEIDAIGRSRGRSIIQGNDERENTLNQLLVEMDGFATDAGVIIMAATNRPDVLDSALVRPGRFDRVISIDKPDLIGREQIFKVHMKQLKLAKDVDPHRLATMTPGFAGAEIANVCNEAALIAARRNKKAIDMNDFNDAIDRVIGGLEKKNKLISPEEKKVVAYHEAGHAICGWFLEHADPLVKVSIIPRGVAALGFAQYLPREQYLYSTDQLMDSICMSLGGRAAEEIVFGKVTTGAQNDLERITKLAYSMVIVYGMNERVGHLSYYDPNNEYNFSKPYSEETARIIDEEVKKLIETCYQRTLALLRQHRNELDALAKELLEKEILYKHDLERIIGKRPFENRHTFEENGAPEAPSSTQTPTESSEPQTTATTDVSSSLHPEGAKPPTDG; translated from the coding sequence ATGGAAGAAAAACGCAACATAGAAAATTCATTTAAGCAGGAAGAAAAGAAAAAGGATAAGAAAGTACCGAACATCCTTCCGAAAAGTCCAAAGTTCAATTACTATTGGATTTACGCGGCAATTGTGATTTTACTGCTTGGGCTGCAGTTTTTCAGTTTCCGTCCGGTAGTTAAAGAAATTGACTTCCGCACTTTTGAGCAGGAAATGCTTAAAAGCCACGATGTAGACCGCGTAGTGGTGGTCAACAATGAATTTGTGGAGGTTTACATTAAAGAAAGCCGACTAAACAACGAAAAATACAAAGAAGTAGCTCAAACATCGTGGGGTGGTGTCAACAAAGGACCTCATTACACCTTTACTATCGGATCGGTGGAGTATTTCCAACAGGAAATGGACCGCGCGCAGCAGGGATTTGCACCGAACGAAAAGGTGAGCATTGTCTTTGTTAAAAGGCGAGACTGGTCACGAGACCTGCTCAGCTGGTTACTTCCCATCGCTATTCTGGCTATTATATGGATATTTATCATGCGTAGGATAAGTGGCGCAGCAGGTGGGCCTGGTGGGCAACTCTTTAATATCGGGAAATCAAAGGCCCTTCTTGTGGATGAAAATGCCAAGGTAACCATTACCTTCAAAGATGTGGCTGGCCTGGACGAGGCCAAAGAGGAAGTCATGGAGATTGTGGACTTCCTTAAAAACCCCCAGCGATACACCGCACTGGGTGGGAAAATTCCAAAAGGCGTTATTCTCGTTGGCCCTCCGGGCACAGGGAAAACACTTATGGCCAAAGCGGTTGCCGGAGAAGCCAAAGTGCCGTTTTTCTCCATATCGGGTTCTGACTTTGTGGAGATGTTTGTGGGTGTAGGGGCCTCCCGTGTACGCGATTTGTTTAAGCAGGCTCGCGAGAAAGCCCCTTGCATCATCTTTATAGATGAAATTGATGCGATAGGGCGCAGCCGTGGCCGCAGCATCATACAGGGCAATGACGAGCGCGAAAACACGCTCAATCAATTGCTGGTTGAGATGGATGGCTTTGCCACAGATGCCGGAGTTATCATCATGGCGGCAACCAACCGGCCTGATGTGCTGGATAGTGCGCTGGTTCGTCCGGGTCGCTTTGACAGGGTCATTTCCATTGACAAACCCGACCTGATTGGCCGTGAACAGATATTTAAGGTTCACATGAAGCAACTTAAACTAGCTAAAGATGTGGACCCCCACCGGCTAGCAACCATGACTCCCGGCTTTGCAGGTGCTGAAATCGCTAATGTGTGTAATGAAGCCGCTCTCATTGCAGCCAGACGCAACAAGAAGGCTATTGACATGAATGACTTCAATGACGCCATTGACCGTGTCATTGGAGGACTGGAGAAAAAGAACAAGCTTATCTCCCCAGAAGAGAAAAAAGTGGTGGCATATCATGAAGCCGGTCATGCTATATGCGGATGGTTTCTTGAACATGCCGACCCATTGGTGAAGGTTTCCATTATACCCAGAGGCGTGGCAGCACTCGGCTTTGCCCAATATCTGCCCCGGGAACAGTACCTCTATTCCACCGACCAGCTTATGGACAGCATATGCATGTCTTTAGGCGGGCGGGCGGCTGAGGAAATTGTATTTGGAAAAGTTACCACTGGGGCACAGAATGACCTGGAACGTATTACCAAGCTTGCCTATTCCATGGTTATCGTCTATGGTATGAATGAGCGTGTGGGACATCTCTCTTATTATGACCCTAACAATGAATACAATTTCAGCAAACCCTACTCTGAAGAAACCGCGAGAATTATTGACGAGGAAGTAAAAAAGCTGATAGAAACCTGTTACCAGCGCACTCTTGCCCTGCTGCGGCAACATCGCAATGAATTGGATGCCTTAGCCAAAGAGCTGCTGGAAAAAGAAATTCTCTACAAACATGACCTTGAGCGCATCATCGGT
- the rsfS gene encoding ribosomal silencing factor RsfS has protein sequence MSTKTRSSRTKGSAKVSKLKDVVVEAIADKKGESITSLDLRTIADAVTDFFVICHATSKVQVKAIAEHVELKVKETARETPYHIEGIGNYEWVLIDYVDVVVHIFLKERREFYQLEELWHDARRTDYDL, from the coding sequence TTGAGTACAAAAACAAGAAGCTCCCGCACGAAAGGAAGCGCTAAGGTATCAAAACTGAAAGATGTTGTAGTTGAAGCAATTGCAGATAAAAAAGGAGAAAGTATCACCAGCCTGGATTTACGAACCATCGCAGATGCCGTTACTGACTTCTTTGTAATCTGCCACGCAACATCAAAAGTGCAGGTGAAAGCTATTGCTGAGCATGTAGAGCTCAAAGTGAAAGAAACGGCCAGGGAAACCCCTTATCATATTGAAGGTATAGGGAACTATGAATGGGTTCTGATTGATTATGTGGACGTGGTTGTACATATCTTTCTGAAAGAGCGAAGGGAGTTTTATCAGCTGGAAGAACTATGGCATGATGCACGAAGAACAGATTACGACTTATAA
- a CDS encoding biotin--[acetyl-CoA-carboxylase] ligase yields the protein MDTFKASDTSPLIGTILLHLPEVDSTNDYARTFITKNRPSEGTVIMAHHQKHGRGQYGRRWESASGKNLTFTVILYPQFLHPSDVNLLSQAVSISLCDFFNTHLNLPVKIKWPNDIYYQDGKLAGVLIETSVIGNKLDYVLVGIGVNVNQTEFSPEVPNPVSLKDVFHQNFDLMVLLKAYFPFLDTWYYRLKIQPESLPETYSGMLYHKDEQVVFSYKGTYRQGILRGVQPNGRLLVEMNGVTEEFSHGEITFA from the coding sequence TTGGATACTTTTAAAGCCTCCGATACCTCTCCTCTCATTGGGACAATATTGCTTCATCTTCCCGAAGTGGACTCTACAAACGATTATGCCCGTACCTTCATCACAAAAAACAGGCCATCGGAAGGAACTGTCATTATGGCTCACCATCAAAAACACGGGAGGGGTCAATACGGGAGGCGTTGGGAAAGTGCTTCCGGTAAGAATCTGACGTTCACCGTTATTCTTTACCCTCAATTTTTACACCCCTCGGATGTGAATCTTCTAAGCCAGGCAGTGAGTATATCTCTTTGTGATTTTTTTAACACGCACCTGAATCTGCCGGTAAAAATCAAATGGCCTAACGACATTTATTATCAAGATGGAAAGTTGGCAGGTGTGCTTATTGAAACCAGTGTAATTGGTAACAAGCTGGACTATGTGCTTGTGGGAATTGGAGTGAATGTCAACCAAACCGAATTTAGCCCTGAAGTGCCCAACCCGGTGTCGCTGAAGGACGTATTCCACCAGAACTTTGACTTGATGGTCTTACTGAAAGCTTATTTCCCCTTTTTGGACACCTGGTATTATCGGCTCAAGATACAACCGGAAAGCTTACCTGAAACATATTCCGGCATGCTTTATCACAAGGATGAGCAGGTGGTCTTTTCTTACAAAGGCACTTATCGGCAGGGAATTCTACGGGGCGTACAACCCAATGGACGACTTCTTGTAGAAATGAATGGCGTTACCGAGGAGTTTAGCCATGGTGAAATCACCTTTGCTTAG
- a CDS encoding TetR family transcriptional regulator: MTVLISKRKEEILHAAKTLFREKGYAGTSMRDIAKVVGIEPASLYSHFKSKDDILQFICFEIAREFLEMQEPILNSMTNPTEKLRRVIAGHVAIVMHNLEAASVFFNEWKHMREPELSRFVELRELYEDGFKRIMEEGITSGDFKNVEVHFFVRMLFSVINEVHEWYRTTGRVAPDEVGEMMSEFVLYGIAIQ, encoded by the coding sequence GTGACTGTACTTATCTCCAAGCGCAAAGAAGAAATACTACATGCTGCTAAGACACTCTTTCGTGAAAAAGGGTATGCGGGCACCTCTATGCGGGATATAGCCAAAGTAGTGGGTATAGAACCCGCAAGCCTATACAGCCATTTTAAATCCAAGGACGACATTCTGCAATTTATTTGCTTTGAAATTGCGCGGGAGTTTCTGGAAATGCAGGAGCCCATTTTAAATTCCATGACGAACCCTACAGAAAAGCTCAGACGGGTCATAGCTGGGCATGTGGCTATAGTCATGCACAATCTGGAAGCAGCATCGGTGTTTTTCAATGAGTGGAAGCATATGCGGGAACCCGAACTTTCGCGTTTTGTGGAACTGAGAGAGTTATACGAAGATGGGTTTAAACGCATCATGGAAGAAGGTATTACCAGTGGTGATTTTAAAAATGTAGAAGTGCATTTTTTTGTGAGAATGCTGTTTTCGGTGATCAATGAGGTGCATGAATGGTACCGCACTACCGGAAGGGTTGCCCCTGACGAAGTGGGTGAAATGATGAGCGAATTTGTTTTGTATGGCATTGCCATTCAGTAA
- the paaA gene encoding phenylacetate-CoA oxygenase subunit PaaA — protein sequence MYGNLSITEDARSRVTIQEDPEKLSEFQAKIDAGEKIEPHDWMPAEYRRQLIRMIEQHAHSEIIGALPEGTWITRAPSLKRKLALIAKVQDEIGHGHLLYNAAETLGKSREQMINDLLSGKSKYSNVFNYPAETWADVTVIGFLIDAAAIVNQLANSRGSYGPYCRALERICYEESFHLKQGHEAFVYLATGTKKQRQMLQDAINRWYKPIIHFFGPPDKISVHTEQLVRWKVKMATNDEMRNQFLDTYVPKVLELGLTFPDTNLRKNNETGMWEFSDPDWDEFFRVINGNGPCNKERLAVRRWAEEHGRWVRRALQHPSESYRIPLS from the coding sequence ATGTACGGTAATTTGTCCATAACAGAAGATGCACGTTCTCGGGTGACCATCCAGGAAGACCCTGAAAAACTATCGGAATTTCAGGCAAAGATTGATGCGGGAGAAAAGATTGAGCCGCACGACTGGATGCCTGCAGAATATCGCAGACAGCTTATCCGGATGATTGAGCAGCATGCGCATTCCGAAATCATCGGGGCTTTGCCAGAGGGAACCTGGATTACTCGGGCTCCCAGTCTGAAACGCAAGCTGGCCCTGATTGCCAAAGTGCAGGATGAAATTGGTCACGGACACCTGTTATACAATGCCGCTGAAACCCTTGGCAAATCCCGCGAGCAAATGATTAATGATTTGCTCAGTGGCAAATCCAAATACTCCAACGTGTTTAACTATCCCGCGGAAACTTGGGCTGATGTTACAGTGATAGGCTTTCTGATAGATGCTGCCGCAATCGTTAACCAGCTGGCTAATTCACGGGGATCTTACGGACCTTATTGCCGTGCGCTGGAGCGCATCTGTTATGAGGAGTCGTTTCATCTTAAACAGGGGCATGAGGCGTTTGTTTACCTTGCAACAGGCACAAAGAAACAACGACAGATGTTGCAGGATGCCATTAACAGATGGTACAAGCCGATTATTCATTTTTTCGGACCTCCGGATAAAATCTCAGTCCATACCGAGCAGCTTGTGCGCTGGAAAGTGAAAATGGCTACAAATGATGAAATGCGCAATCAATTTCTGGACACCTATGTCCCCAAGGTTTTGGAACTTGGACTCACTTTCCCTGATACAAATCTTCGCAAAAACAATGAAACCGGCATGTGGGAATTTTCAGACCCCGACTGGGATGAGTTTTTCAGAGTGATTAATGGAAACGGCCCCTGCAACAAAGAACGGCTTGCAGTGCGCAGGTGGGCTGAAGAACACGGACGCTGGGTACGCAGAGCACTTCAGCATCCTTCTGAATCTTACAGGATCCCTTTATCATGA
- a CDS encoding phenylacetate-CoA oxygenase subunit PaaI, with translation MNEAITDLLLKMGDDALVLGHRNSEWTGLGPVLEEDIAFSSMAQDKIGHAIALYNILHEDFGAPSPDDLAYKRKPDAFRCCHFVELPIGEYDFSLVRHFFFDHAEACRYRLLEHSSNNRLAALARKVRGEIKYHVMHADTWIKELGQASTESRERIIRSIQMAYPYALGIFEPCQRESDLITSGIFPGEEALRQEWLHSVQSVLEPIQIALPQDRVEPVFGGRKGVHTPHLQALLDEMTEVHRMEPDAEW, from the coding sequence ATGAACGAGGCTATAACTGACTTGCTTTTGAAAATGGGAGATGATGCCCTCGTGCTCGGGCATCGGAATTCGGAATGGACCGGTTTGGGTCCGGTGCTGGAAGAAGATATTGCATTCTCGTCTATGGCGCAGGATAAAATCGGTCATGCCATTGCCCTTTACAATATCCTGCATGAGGACTTTGGAGCCCCATCGCCCGATGACCTGGCGTATAAACGAAAACCAGATGCCTTCCGGTGCTGCCATTTTGTGGAATTGCCCATAGGGGAATATGACTTTAGCCTGGTGCGTCATTTCTTTTTTGACCATGCCGAAGCATGCCGGTACAGGCTTCTGGAGCATTCGTCAAATAACAGGCTGGCTGCTTTGGCTAGGAAGGTGAGAGGCGAAATAAAATACCATGTGATGCATGCGGACACCTGGATAAAAGAGCTAGGGCAAGCCTCCACTGAAAGCCGCGAAAGAATTATACGGTCTATACAAATGGCGTATCCTTATGCCTTGGGCATTTTTGAACCCTGCCAAAGGGAAAGCGACCTTATCACATCGGGGATTTTCCCCGGAGAGGAAGCGCTTAGGCAGGAATGGTTGCACAGTGTGCAGTCGGTTCTGGAGCCGATTCAGATCGCCTTGCCTCAGGACAGGGTGGAGCCAGTTTTCGGAGGACGCAAGGGTGTACATACCCCTCACCTGCAGGCACTCCTGGATGAAATGACCGAAGTGCACCGTATGGAGCCGGATGCGGAATGGTAA
- a CDS encoding phenylacetate-CoA oxygenase subunit PaaJ, translating into MALPSGTDILEVLREVKDPEIPVLSVVDMGIIRNVLVDKDSVVIHITPTYTGCPALALMQQQIREKVESMGFSNVAVLVDREHPWSTDDITETGRVALQKYGLAPPPASTAADKAPSPLTCPHCQSSNTSMTSLFGSSLCRAIYYCHNCKLTFEYMKPK; encoded by the coding sequence ATGGCGTTACCTTCAGGAACCGATATTTTAGAAGTATTGCGTGAGGTTAAGGACCCAGAAATACCTGTATTGTCTGTAGTGGACATGGGCATTATCAGAAATGTTCTGGTGGATAAGGATTCCGTAGTCATCCATATAACCCCAACCTATACCGGTTGCCCTGCCCTGGCTTTAATGCAACAACAAATTAGGGAAAAAGTGGAGAGCATGGGATTTAGCAACGTTGCGGTATTGGTTGACAGGGAGCATCCATGGAGCACAGATGATATTACGGAAACCGGGCGGGTAGCGCTGCAGAAATATGGATTGGCTCCTCCCCCTGCCAGTACTGCAGCAGATAAGGCCCCTTCTCCGCTTACTTGCCCCCATTGTCAAAGTTCCAACACCTCTATGACTTCCCTTTTTGGTTCCTCATTGTGCCGAGCCATATATTACTGCCATAATTGTAAGCTGACATTTGAATACATGAAACCAAAATAA
- the mnmG gene encoding tRNA uridine 5-carboxymethylaminomethyl modification enzyme MnmG codes for MFRAYDIIVVGGGHAGCEAAAAAARMGSSVLLITMNMQTIAQMSCNPAMGGIAKGQIIREIDALGGGSGIITDRTMIQFRMLNRSKGPAMWSPRAQNDRMLFAQEWRLYLESIPGVEFWQDTVQTLLVHKGRVTGVRTSLGMEIPAKAVILTNGTFLNGIIHIGEKQFGGGRMAERAAHGLTEQLRELGFESGRMKTGTPPRIDGRSIDYARLEIQPGDDDPGKFSFTDTPPLTRQLPCHIAYTNRKVHEILKTGFSKSPLFTGRIQGSGPRYCPSIEDKIERFSERERHQLFVEPEGWRTIEVYLNGFSSSLPEDVQYKALKKIPGFENVRMFRPGYAIEYDFFFPTQLHLSLETKLLKNLFFAGQINGTTGYEEAACQGLIAGINAHRLLRDEEPLILKRDEAYIGVLIDDLVNKGTREPYRMFTSRAEYRILLRQDNADVRLTPVGAHIGLAGPERLSRVNEKKKAIEEIVRFFQQQDVSPDLVNPLLESAGTHPLKQRTRLHNLITRPQLNMDLLRTCIPELSRFLSRFPKEYTEQAEIEMKYAGYIQKEKELAAKMSKLEAVPISPQFDFSKVKSLSAEAREKLSKVRPLTLGQASRISGVSPADISVLMVYIGR; via the coding sequence ATGTTTAGAGCCTATGATATTATCGTGGTAGGAGGTGGACATGCCGGCTGCGAGGCGGCAGCTGCAGCAGCCCGTATGGGCTCATCGGTTTTGCTTATCACGATGAACATGCAGACCATCGCGCAGATGTCATGTAATCCTGCCATGGGTGGAATAGCCAAAGGACAAATCATAAGAGAAATTGACGCCCTGGGCGGGGGGTCGGGAATCATCACCGACAGAACTATGATTCAGTTTCGCATGCTTAACCGATCAAAAGGGCCCGCAATGTGGAGCCCTCGGGCACAGAATGACCGCATGCTTTTTGCGCAGGAATGGCGCCTGTATCTGGAATCTATCCCCGGAGTGGAATTCTGGCAGGATACGGTACAAACGCTTCTGGTTCACAAAGGGCGTGTAACGGGAGTGAGAACCAGCTTGGGTATGGAGATACCTGCCAAAGCTGTGATACTCACCAATGGCACCTTTCTGAATGGTATTATCCACATTGGCGAAAAGCAATTTGGCGGAGGGCGCATGGCCGAAAGGGCAGCTCACGGGTTAACAGAGCAGCTCCGTGAGCTCGGATTTGAATCCGGGCGGATGAAAACCGGTACACCACCCCGCATTGACGGACGCTCCATTGACTATGCACGCCTGGAAATACAACCTGGAGACGATGACCCGGGAAAGTTTTCCTTTACCGACACTCCTCCGTTGACACGTCAGCTCCCCTGCCACATTGCCTATACTAACAGGAAAGTCCATGAAATCCTAAAAACCGGGTTCAGTAAGTCTCCCTTGTTTACAGGCAGAATTCAAGGCTCGGGGCCTCGTTATTGCCCTTCCATTGAAGACAAGATTGAGCGGTTCTCCGAAAGAGAGCGCCATCAACTTTTTGTAGAACCGGAAGGCTGGCGGACAATAGAAGTATATCTAAACGGCTTTTCCAGCTCACTGCCGGAGGATGTCCAGTATAAGGCCTTGAAGAAAATACCCGGCTTTGAAAACGTCCGTATGTTCAGACCTGGTTACGCTATAGAATACGACTTCTTCTTTCCTACTCAATTACATTTGTCTCTGGAAACCAAACTTCTAAAAAACCTCTTCTTTGCTGGTCAGATCAACGGCACTACCGGTTATGAAGAGGCGGCCTGCCAGGGATTGATAGCAGGCATAAATGCACACCGGCTTTTGCGGGACGAAGAGCCCTTAATCCTAAAACGGGATGAGGCCTACATTGGCGTACTCATTGACGATCTGGTAAACAAGGGTACCCGTGAGCCCTACCGCATGTTTACCTCCAGAGCTGAATACCGCATCTTGTTGAGACAAGATAATGCAGATGTGCGCCTTACTCCTGTTGGAGCACATATTGGTCTAGCCGGGCCTGAACGATTGAGCAGGGTAAATGAGAAAAAGAAAGCCATAGAGGAAATAGTCCGCTTTTTCCAGCAACAGGACGTGTCTCCGGATCTGGTCAACCCATTGCTCGAAAGCGCAGGAACCCACCCACTGAAACAACGAACCCGATTACATAACTTGATTACGCGCCCGCAACTGAATATGGATCTTTTGCGCACGTGCATTCCGGAGCTTAGCCGTTTCCTCTCGCGTTTTCCAAAAGAATATACAGAGCAGGCAGAGATAGAGATGAAATATGCCGGCTACATTCAAAAAGAAAAGGAGTTGGCCGCAAAGATGAGTAAATTGGAGGCTGTCCCTATCAGTCCCCAGTTTGATTTTTCCAAAGTCAAATCGCTTTCTGCCGAGGCCCGGGAAAAACTTTCCAAAGTGAGACCGCTAACCTTAGGCCAGGCAAGCCGGATCAGCGGAGTTTCTCCTGCAGACATTTCCGTTCTAATGGTGTATATTGGCCGATGA
- a CDS encoding cystathionine beta-lyase, with product MHIATRLVHTGSEQACCAEPINVPIYQTSTFIQSGLTAPKDYHYSRIGNPTRTALEEALAIAETGTHAFAFGSGMAAIDAVASLLKPGDEAIVSEHLYGGSLRLFSGLLASHGIQFRYVDLRDRASVVRHLTQHTRMIWAESPSNPTLQVIDLELLATIGRERGIITVADNTFATPALQRPLELGVDFVVHSASKYLGGHSDVIAGAVITRREELARHIGFVQSARGAIPGPQDCFLVLRGMKTLYLRMQAHCENAGRIAGWLREQKKVRNVYWPGFTDYPEHSIAQKQMEGFGGVVSFDFQDDTEDSVQAFIRKTRIFRLAESLGGVESTLSHPASMSHPMLSVEERLRLGITPSLVRLSVGIENPDDLIEDLNQALNT from the coding sequence ATGCATATTGCAACCCGATTAGTACATACAGGGTCCGAACAGGCGTGCTGTGCGGAACCCATTAACGTGCCAATATACCAAACATCTACCTTCATTCAGTCCGGTCTTACTGCACCCAAAGATTATCATTATAGCCGTATAGGTAATCCCACGCGCACCGCTCTGGAGGAGGCGCTAGCTATAGCCGAAACCGGCACCCACGCTTTTGCTTTTGGCAGCGGAATGGCCGCTATTGATGCCGTAGCCAGCCTGCTGAAGCCCGGTGACGAGGCCATTGTAAGCGAGCATCTGTATGGAGGGTCTTTGCGGCTTTTCAGCGGACTTTTAGCCAGCCATGGCATTCAATTCCGATATGTGGATCTACGTGATCGCGCCTCTGTGGTTCGGCACCTGACCCAGCATACGCGCATGATCTGGGCCGAGTCTCCAAGCAACCCGACTCTACAAGTTATTGATTTAGAGTTACTTGCAACGATCGGGCGGGAAAGAGGCATTATCACTGTGGCAGATAACACATTTGCTACTCCGGCATTACAACGCCCTCTAGAGCTGGGTGTGGATTTCGTAGTACATTCCGCCAGTAAATATCTGGGCGGACATTCTGATGTCATTGCGGGAGCCGTAATCACCCGCAGGGAGGAGTTAGCCCGGCATATCGGTTTTGTGCAGTCTGCACGCGGAGCCATACCTGGCCCGCAGGATTGTTTCCTTGTACTACGCGGTATGAAAACCCTCTATCTGCGCATGCAGGCGCATTGCGAAAACGCTGGCCGAATAGCCGGCTGGCTCCGCGAACAGAAAAAGGTGCGCAACGTGTATTGGCCAGGTTTTACAGATTACCCGGAACACTCCATTGCCCAAAAGCAAATGGAGGGCTTTGGAGGGGTTGTGTCCTTTGATTTTCAAGATGACACAGAAGATTCTGTGCAGGCTTTTATCCGTAAAACGCGCATTTTCAGGCTTGCTGAATCTCTGGGAGGAGTAGAATCCACCCTGTCGCATCCTGCCTCCATGTCGCATCCGATGCTCAGTGTGGAGGAGCGGCTGCGCCTAGGAATCACTCCATCGCTGGTGCGACTCAGTGTAGGGATTGAAAACCCGGATGATCTGATTGAGGATCTGAACCAGGCTTTAAATACATAA
- a CDS encoding peptide-binding protein, whose product MKRSFYANLAFLFFVNLLIKPFWILGIDRTVQNRLGAEEYGLYFALFNFSMLFQVFLDFGINNLNNRLVAQDKHFIAASMPAVASLKLLLAAGYCIVTLLAATVLDYTFRQIFLLALLTANQVIASFLLYLRSNLSGMHLFRIDSILSVTDRLLMILICGFLLWGPYCENFSINWFIYAQTASLGLTLLMALVLVAHKASPAQSTGKRLKVGQLLRMAYPYALLGLMMTIYYRIDGIMLERMLPEGAFEAGVYAASFRLLDAANNMVGVLFASLLLPMFARLIREGGDVHELGGAAARLIITLAALITTSAIFYRNEIIGLLYPQAPAEWASVLAMLFLSFPGICLVYVYGTLLTANGSISALNRIALAGMALNILLNYFLIPPQKALGASLATVTTQTLVAGAHLYVTARVFPFPLRGNTTFPFFGYLIAVVILIGLARQLPLFWGYSLLISLLASVLLGNRMGIISLNWLSQPPIRKMNPPE is encoded by the coding sequence ATGAAGCGGTCCTTTTATGCCAACCTCGCTTTTTTGTTCTTTGTGAACCTGCTGATAAAGCCTTTTTGGATTCTGGGCATTGACCGCACCGTGCAAAACAGATTAGGGGCAGAAGAGTATGGGCTGTACTTTGCATTATTTAATTTTTCCATGCTTTTTCAGGTTTTCCTTGATTTTGGTATCAATAACCTCAATAACAGACTTGTGGCGCAGGATAAGCATTTCATTGCCGCCAGCATGCCCGCGGTGGCCTCGCTTAAACTTTTGTTGGCTGCCGGCTACTGCATCGTAACCCTGCTGGCCGCAACAGTTTTAGATTATACCTTCCGGCAGATCTTTTTACTTGCCCTACTCACGGCTAATCAGGTCATTGCGTCTTTCCTGCTGTATTTACGCTCCAACCTTTCCGGTATGCATCTGTTTCGGATAGACAGTATCCTTTCAGTAACCGATCGGCTGCTGATGATTCTGATTTGCGGCTTTTTGCTCTGGGGTCCTTATTGCGAAAATTTTTCCATCAACTGGTTTATCTATGCCCAAACTGCCTCATTAGGACTCACTTTGCTGATGGCTCTTGTGCTGGTGGCGCATAAGGCATCCCCTGCACAGTCAACCGGCAAACGGTTAAAGGTCGGACAACTGCTGCGCATGGCTTATCCTTACGCGTTACTGGGACTCATGATGACCATCTATTACCGTATTGATGGGATTATGCTGGAGCGCATGCTGCCGGAAGGAGCTTTTGAGGCCGGTGTGTATGCTGCCTCCTTTCGTCTGCTGGATGCTGCCAACAACATGGTAGGGGTGCTCTTTGCTTCCCTGCTGCTGCCCATGTTTGCCCGCCTGATTCGTGAAGGAGGCGATGTACATGAACTTGGAGGCGCAGCTGCCCGCCTTATTATAACACTGGCAGCTCTTATCACTACATCTGCTATCTTTTACCGTAATGAGATTATCGGCTTGCTCTATCCTCAGGCACCAGCCGAATGGGCATCTGTGTTGGCTATGCTGTTTTTGTCCTTCCCGGGAATATGCTTGGTTTATGTTTATGGCACCCTCCTCACTGCTAACGGCAGCATCAGTGCGTTAAACAGGATTGCTCTGGCCGGAATGGCCCTTAATATTTTGTTAAATTATTTTTTAATTCCTCCGCAAAAAGCCCTTGGAGCCTCCCTTGCCACTGTGACAACCCAAACCCTGGTGGCAGGCGCACATCTTTATGTAACAGCTCGGGTTTTCCCTTTCCCGTTGCGTGGGAACACTACTTTCCCTTTCTTCGGTTACCTGATTGCTGTGGTAATCCTCATTGGACTTGCCCGCCAGCTTCCGCTTTTTTGGGGGTATTCTTTACTCATCTCCCTGCTTGCCTCTGTGTTGCTGGGAAACAGAATGGGTATTATCTCACTCAACTGGCTTAGCCAACCCCCGATAAGGAAAATGAACCCACCTGAATAA